One Dictyostelium discoideum AX4 chromosome 3 chromosome, whole genome shotgun sequence genomic region harbors:
- a CDS encoding DUF250 family protein codes for MKLKPNDIYIPLNSIQFKIHHNDINIKYDTEEDNNNNNNNNNNNRYIDDNEKMKISEDESIFKSINNDNKNQQNDNIINSFNRGSNSFLFNIINFYKSPRFLSGGAVLLYVMTTYDFSASNFLLFNQMVVTIVILHILKHFNILKINTNFEKETIKKLMPLSFCYIINVLLGLDSLKQLNIPMYSALKRLVAVVILVMEYFILKKVSPPKIIASVVVMVIGAVVAGITDLSFNSLGYSLVLLSCIFQASYLIYVKKVASNMSTYDMLYYNSVLSLPITIFLMIVNQEIEYFQTFEHLYDSSFQAYFILSIFLGFFLNFCIFFCTSVNSPLTTSVTGQVKNIASTIIGAMVFNDIIIHPINILGLIINIIGSIWYSFLKLTSK; via the exons atgaaattaaaaccaaatgATATTTATATACCTTTAAACTCaatacaatttaaaattcatCACAACGacattaatataaaatatgaTACTGAAGaagataacaataataacaataacaacaacaacaacaacaggtatatagatgataatgaaaaaatgaaaataagtgaagatgaatcaattttcaaatctattaataatgataataaaaatcaacaaaatgataatataataaatagttTCAATAGAGGTagtaattcatttttatttaatataataaatttttataaatcacCAAGATTTCTATCAGGTGGTGCTGTTTTATTATAtg taatgaCTACATATGATTTTAGTgcttcaaattttttattattcaatcaAATGGTTGTAACAATTGTAATATTacatattttaaaacattttaatattttaaaaataaatacaaattttgaaaaagaaacaattaaaaaa cttATGCCATTATCATTTTGTTATATAATTAATGTTTTGTTAGGATTGGAttcattaaaacaattaaatatacCAATGTATAGTGCATTGAAAAGATTAGTAGCAGTAGTAATTTTGGTAATGGagtatttcattttaaaaaaggtttCTCCTCCAAAAATTATAGCATCAGTTGTTGTTATGGTAATTGGAGCAGTGGTTGCTGGGATCACtgatttatcttttaattcctTAGGTTATAGTTTAGTTTTATTAAGTTGTATATTTCAA gcatcatatttaatttatgttAAAAAAGTTGCAAGTAATATGTCAACATATGATATGTTATATTATAATAGTGTTTTATCATTACCTataacaatatttttaatgatagtGAACCAAGAGattgaatattttcaaaCTTTTGAACATTTATATGATAGTTCATTTCAAGCTTATTTCATCCTAAGTATATTTTTAGGATTTTTCTTAAATTTTTGTATCTTTTTCTGCACATCAGTAAATTCACCTTTGACCACAAGCGTAACTGGTCAAGTTAAAAATATAGCTTCAACAATCATTGGTGCTATGGTTTTCAATGATATTATCATTCATCCAATTAATATACTCggtttaataattaatattattggtaGTATTTggtattcatttttaaaattaacttCAAAATAA
- the sqpA gene encoding hypothetical protein (glutamine-asparagine rich protein) codes for MDILSLLNNDNENDSFDFPYIKNNNNNNKNNNKNDNNNNNNNNKNDCDEIYNNIINNNNNKNGEYEHETNSNKPVLTQQLKLNISNVDVSQSSSNSSSLSSSPTVQVVPTQLLANQLSQPYTISSSQVPNIQPQLQQQQPQSQKQTQSLPSSPMSSLTPNIQQVQQKIQQSVQTSPTTTPSKSNKSKCQPKNAQQTIGQIPYIYNGSSSSSSSSQYSSSSSNNEEEDMEEKLKNRSIVKDRIQQKMRNQLNLSFADTSKETFDQVLSIPTPPPPTTPRSKNTQPTTPRSTNSSSPLTLPTKTPPQTPRSTKNQSSPPQRQKTPPPIHNLQLYYQQQQEKQQQEKQQQQLKQEQLKQEELKQEQLKQEQLKLKQLKQEELKQEQLKQEQIKLEQLKQEQLKQEQLKQEQLKKEQLKQEQIKQEQLKLEQIKQEQLKLEQLKQEELKQEQLKQEQLKQQQIKQQQEKSIQQQQLLEQQLLEQQQHQQQQQQHQQLLEQQQQQHQQQQHQQYQQQQQHQQQQHQQKQNPNRFQNNNYQATEDTTSQPYWPTSSNQNYQYSEQYDSQYCNDVCCEGSHTNNNNNNHDNNYNDNNYNANNNINNYSNNNYNNYSNNNNNNYNNNNNNNNNNNNYGNNNYSNNNNNNNNYNNNNYNDYNNNNYNNNYNNNNNNNYNNNYNNNNNNNNNNSNYNNNSRYHPYSEPRISQHSSPSYRQHQQPYIYQHSRN; via the coding sequence atggatattttatctttattaaataatgacaATGAAAACGATAGTTTTGATTTTccatatataaaaaataataataataataataaaaataataataaaaatgataataataataataataataataataaaaatgattgtgatgaaatttataataatattattaataataataataataaaaatggtgaaTATGAACAtgaaacaaattcaaataaaccGGTGCTAactcaacaattaaaattaaatatatcgAATGTTGATGTCTCCCAGTcttcttcaaattcttcatctTTGTCTTCCTCTCCAACTGTTCAAGTTGTGCCAACTCAGCTATTAGCAAATCAACTTTCACAACCATATACAATTAGTTCATCACAAGTTCCTAATATTCAACCACAactccaacaacaacagccaCAATCACAAAAACAAACTCAATCACTACCATCATCACCTATGTCATCACTAACTCCAAATATTCAGCAAGTCCAACAAAAAATACAACAATCAGTACAAACATCTCCTACAACTACACCaagtaaatcaaataaaagtaaatgtCAACCAAAAAATGCACAACAAACAATTGGGCAAATaccatatatatataatggatcttcttcttcttcttcttcttctcaatattcatcctcttcttcaaataatgaagaagaagatatggaagagaaattaaaaaatagatcaattgttaaagatagaattcaacaaaagatgagaaatcaattaaatctttcATTTGCTGATACATCCAAAGAAACATTTGATCAAGTATTATCAATTCCcactccaccaccaccaacaacaccaagaTCAAAAAATACTCAACCAACCACACCACgttcaacaaattcatcaaGTCCTTTAACATTACCAACTAAAACACCACCACAAACTCCAAGATCAACAAAAAATCAATCTTCACCACCACAAAGACAAAAAACACCTCCACCAATACATAATTTACAActttattatcaacaacaacaagaaaaacaacaacaagaaaaacaacaacaacaattaaaacaagaacaattaaaacaagaggaattaaaacaagaacaattaaaacaagaacaattaaaattaaaacaattaaaacaagaggaattaaaacaagaacaattaaaacaagaacaaataaaattagaacaattaaaacaagaacaattaaaacaagaacaattaaaacaagaacaattaaaaaaagaacaattaaaacaagaacaaataaaacaagaacaattaaaattagaacaaataaaacaagaacaattaaaattagaacaattaaaacaagaggaattaaaacaagaacaattaaaacaggaacaattaaaacaacaacaaataaaacaacaacaggaGAAAtcaatacaacaacaacaactccTTGAACAACAACTCcttgaacaacaacaacatcaacaacaacaacaacaacatcaacaactccttgaacaacaacaacaacaacatcaacaacaacaacatcaacaatatcaacaacaacaacaacatcaacaacaacaacatcaacaaaaacaaaacccAAATcgttttcaaaataataactatCAAGCTACAGAAGATACAACATCTCAACCATACTGGCCAACATCTTCAAATCAAAACTACCAATATTCTGAACAATATGATTCACAATATTGCAATGATGTATGTTGTGAAGGATCacataccaataataataataataatcatgataataattataatgataataattataatgccaataataatattaataattatagcaataataattataataattatagcaataataataataataattataataataataataataataataataataataataactatggcaataataattatagcaataataataataataataataactataataataataattataatgactataataataataactataataataactataataataataataataataattataataataattataataataataataataataataataataatagtaattacaataataattcaagGTATCACCCATATTCAGAGCCACGTATATCTCAACACTCATCACCATCATATcgtcaacatcaacaaccatatatttatcaacattctcgaaattaa